In a single window of the Arthrobacter sp. StoSoilA2 genome:
- a CDS encoding mannitol dehydrogenase family protein produces the protein MSVDGLRRLNRAVKAVEKAPVRIVHLGLGAFHRSHQAWYTQHAGDAGDWGIASFTGRRPDAAKVLAEQDGLFTLVERSDAGDSFEVIGSVVEAIDGANIERLVELVSAPQTAVITLTITEAAYAHGADDLPRLVAGEQPTTPLGRLVLGLAARREADAGPLAVVSCDNLSDNGNVARAGVAEIALGLDPGLAAWIDNNVSFVSTSVDRITPRTTADDVALVGEQCGYRDEAPVVTEPFRNWVLSGHFPLGRPRWEDAGAVFVDDIEPYENRKLWLLNGAHSILAYAGQLRGHTTVAQALGDAVCREVVEEFWDEAARHLSGGELHIPEYRAALLERFGNSRIAHHLAQIAMDGSTKLRMRALPVLRAERAAGRSGTAAARMIAVWSAYIAVNPELQDPRASGIAAANELSEGARVAALLRLLDPDLAGEPGVVELIQELTPVWATHRAGTGTAA, from the coding sequence ATGAGCGTCGATGGGCTCAGGCGATTGAACCGTGCGGTCAAGGCGGTTGAAAAGGCTCCCGTGCGCATTGTGCACCTGGGACTCGGGGCCTTTCACCGTTCGCACCAGGCCTGGTACACGCAGCATGCCGGTGACGCAGGGGACTGGGGCATCGCCTCGTTCACAGGGCGTCGTCCGGATGCCGCCAAGGTCCTTGCGGAACAGGACGGCCTCTTTACGTTGGTGGAACGATCCGATGCAGGGGATTCCTTTGAGGTTATAGGCAGCGTTGTAGAAGCCATCGACGGCGCCAACATTGAACGATTGGTTGAACTGGTCTCGGCACCGCAAACAGCGGTGATAACACTGACCATCACGGAAGCAGCCTACGCACACGGCGCGGATGACCTGCCGCGGTTGGTCGCGGGGGAGCAACCCACGACGCCGTTGGGCCGCTTGGTCCTTGGCCTCGCCGCCCGCAGGGAGGCCGACGCCGGACCCCTCGCTGTGGTTTCCTGCGACAACCTCTCTGACAATGGAAACGTGGCCCGTGCGGGCGTAGCGGAAATCGCCCTGGGCTTGGACCCCGGACTCGCCGCCTGGATCGACAACAACGTCAGCTTTGTCAGCACATCGGTGGACCGCATCACGCCCCGCACTACGGCTGACGATGTAGCGCTGGTCGGTGAGCAGTGCGGGTACCGGGACGAAGCCCCGGTGGTCACTGAACCTTTCCGCAACTGGGTGCTGAGCGGCCATTTCCCCCTCGGGCGTCCACGTTGGGAAGACGCTGGAGCGGTCTTCGTGGATGACATCGAACCCTACGAAAACCGCAAACTTTGGCTCCTCAATGGCGCGCATTCCATCCTGGCTTACGCAGGGCAGTTGCGCGGCCACACCACAGTGGCCCAGGCCCTGGGCGATGCGGTATGCCGTGAGGTGGTAGAGGAATTCTGGGACGAAGCCGCCAGGCACCTTTCCGGCGGGGAACTCCATATCCCTGAATACCGGGCTGCATTGCTTGAACGTTTTGGAAACTCCCGGATCGCACATCATCTGGCCCAGATTGCCATGGACGGCAGCACCAAGCTCCGGATGCGTGCACTGCCGGTTCTCCGTGCGGAGCGCGCCGCCGGGCGAAGCGGCACTGCTGCGGCGAGAATGATCGCGGTGTGGTCTGCCTACATCGCGGTGAATCCTGAGCTTCAGGATCCCAGGGCTTCAGGCATTGCGGCTGCGAATGAACTCTCCGAAGGTGCCCGGGTTGCGGCGTTGCTGCGGCTTTTGGATCCAGACCTTGCCGGTGAGCCAGGAGTCGTGGAGCTGATCCAGGAGCTGACCCCGGTTTGGGCCACTCACCGTGCCGGGACAGGAACTGCAGCCTAG